A single window of Candidatus Neomarinimicrobiota bacterium DNA harbors:
- a CDS encoding cyclic nucleotide-binding domain-containing protein: VGTRAGNENILAELGVGDFFGELALFDDEPRSANAIATIDTELLGFFTQDLMTLQERNPVLGQKILFNLGGVLGDRLRGTNNLLIQAQTKS; this comes from the coding sequence CGTTGGAACCCGGGCCGGTAATGAAAATATTTTAGCGGAATTAGGCGTGGGTGATTTCTTTGGCGAACTTGCCTTATTCGACGATGAGCCTCGATCGGCCAACGCCATCGCCACCATAGATACCGAACTATTGGGATTCTTTACCCAAGATTTAATGACGCTCCAAGAACGTAATCCAGTTCTTGGGCAAAAGATCCTATTCAATCTGGGCGGTGTATTGGGCGACCGGTTAAGAGGTACTAATAATTTGCTCATTCAAGCGCAAACAAAAAGTTAA
- a CDS encoding AI-2E family transporter, whose protein sequence is MLSQQPNYFQLIYRVIIGLIGIWFLSTIWPFISNVVLMLVFAFLFTTVLLSSVDALERKIGNRALSVLAVVIILLGGIGTFLGSFISQMSQQAAEFSSRIDKETLTQEFKTLGEKFTSAMPDFLQNMQSSNGETAGKLSELINTIVGSLASMAGAIGNFMFIATMVFIFTIILLAEYHGFRKSLVNAIPNKYFEVGIKLIYNIEKSVSSYLRGQFLSAASVAAMSIAGLLLLNLFGANLTLTIFIGIIAGLANLIPLVGPFVGMIPAILIAFMNNIGSETAMAHTLFGVVPSPFYLLDIVLMFLIVQQIEGNLITPALVGKSVGLHPIVVMIALLIGGTILGPLGMLFAVPATGVLKVVLTEIAFVRKNAHLL, encoded by the coding sequence ATGTTAAGTCAGCAGCCCAATTATTTTCAACTCATATACCGCGTGATTATTGGACTCATTGGTATTTGGTTTCTATCTACCATTTGGCCTTTTATTTCTAATGTGGTTCTGATGCTTGTATTTGCGTTCCTATTCACTACCGTACTCCTTTCAAGCGTGGATGCCTTGGAACGAAAAATCGGCAATCGTGCATTGTCAGTACTAGCAGTTGTAATCATTCTCCTTGGAGGAATCGGCACATTCCTAGGAAGTTTTATTTCCCAAATGTCTCAACAGGCGGCTGAATTTTCAAGTCGGATTGATAAAGAAACACTGACACAAGAATTCAAAACGCTTGGTGAAAAATTCACTTCTGCCATGCCAGATTTTCTTCAAAATATGCAATCCTCAAATGGGGAGACAGCAGGGAAACTTAGCGAATTGATCAATACTATTGTGGGTTCATTGGCATCTATGGCTGGTGCAATCGGGAATTTTATGTTCATTGCCACGATGGTTTTCATTTTTACAATTATTCTTTTAGCCGAATATCATGGGTTTAGAAAATCTCTAGTTAATGCAATCCCAAATAAATATTTTGAAGTGGGAATAAAATTAATTTATAATATTGAAAAGTCAGTATCCAGTTATCTGCGTGGACAATTTCTATCGGCTGCAAGTGTAGCTGCCATGTCTATTGCAGGACTATTACTTCTCAATTTGTTTGGCGCCAATCTGACGCTCACCATTTTCATTGGTATTATTGCAGGATTGGCTAACCTTATTCCATTGGTAGGGCCATTTGTGGGTATGATTCCAGCTATCTTGATCGCTTTTATGAATAATATCGGTAGTGAAACGGCTATGGCTCACACCTTATTTGGGGTAGTACCATCTCCATTTTATCTCTTGGATATTGTACTCATGTTTTTAATTGTTCAGCAAATCGAAGGTAATTTGATTACACCAGCACTAGTGGGGAAAAGTGTCGGGCTACACCCTATAGTCGTTATGATTGCCCTTTTGATTGGCGGTACGATTTTAGGTCCACTTGGAATGCTTTTTGCCGTACCTGCTACAGGCGTATTAAAAGTAGTCTTAACAGAGATTGCTTTTGTCAGGAAAAATGCCCACCTCCTTTGA
- a CDS encoding DUF4159 domain-containing protein: MIQLKSINIILRILVFTTLLPAQAFSIARVHYGGGGDWYGDPSSLPNLLEFISTNTSIIVEPNEYRIKLTDPELFSHSFLYLTGHGNIRFSEDEVGILRDYLLKGGFLHADDNYGMDASFRREMKRVFPDKEWVNIPFNHDIYHAFYEFPNGLPKVHEHDGKPPQGLGLFEGEQLIAFYSYESDLGDGWEDIEVHNDPQSIRREALKMGVNIVWFALTQ; the protein is encoded by the coding sequence ATGATTCAATTGAAATCCATAAATATTATTTTAAGAATATTGGTGTTCACCACATTGTTGCCGGCGCAGGCCTTTTCCATAGCTCGCGTTCATTACGGCGGCGGCGGTGATTGGTATGGGGATCCCAGCAGTTTGCCCAACTTATTGGAATTTATTTCAACAAATACATCCATCATAGTTGAGCCCAATGAATATCGGATAAAATTGACTGATCCTGAGTTATTCAGCCATTCGTTCCTCTATTTAACGGGGCACGGAAATATTCGTTTTTCTGAAGATGAAGTGGGAATTCTCCGGGATTATTTGCTTAAAGGCGGTTTCCTTCACGCCGATGACAATTATGGCATGGATGCTTCATTCCGTAGAGAAATGAAACGCGTTTTCCCTGATAAAGAATGGGTCAATATTCCTTTTAACCATGATATTTATCATGCCTTTTATGAATTCCCCAATGGACTACCGAAGGTTCATGAACATGATGGTAAGCCACCACAGGGATTGGGCTTATTTGAAGGAGAACAACTAATCGCCTTTTATTCCTATGAATCAGATTTGGGTGACGGATGGGAAGATATTGAAGTTCATAATGACCCTCAGAGTATTCGCCGGGAAGCTCTTAAAATGGGTGTTAATATAGTTTGGTTTGCGCTGACACAATGA